The genomic region CCATCGAATCGAAATCGACCCCGAGCCGGGACACGCCGCACGCGGCGACGAGCTGATCCAAGAGCCGCGTCTTTCCGTGCGGGATCGCGACGCCGTTTCCGATCCCGGTCGACATCATGGACTCTCGCTGGAGCACCTTGCTCAGGATCTCACCCTTCGTGTCCACGCGGTGCGCGGACTCAAGGAGCTGCACCAGCTCCTTGATGCACGATTCCTTGTCGCGGGCCTTGAGCGAGAGCGAGATCGCGTCTTCGTTCAGCAATTCGGACAGATGCATTCGGCTCTCCGGCTGGTCCGAGACTCGGCTCGGAGACGAAACGGGCGGGCGGCTCACATGCTCCAGGGAGCCGCCACGTTATCCGCCGTGCTCCGGAAGCGTCAAGCGGAAAACGCCTTGGCGAGCCTCTCGAACCGGAGCTCCTCACCGCGCCCCTTCACGCTGATGTGAACGGCGTCGCCCGGATGAAACTCGCCCTTCAGCAATCCCGCGGCGAGCGGGTTCTGAATGCGGCGCTCGATCAAGCGACGGAGCGGACGCGCGCCGAAAACCGGGTCGTATCCTTCGCGCGCCAGGAAATCGAGCACCTCGTCGTCCGCCTCGAGGGAAATCTCTTTCTCCTTGAGGCGCCGCTCCACCTTGCCCAGCTCGAGCTTGACGATCTGCCGGAGCGACTCTCTCGAGAGCGGCTCGAAGATCAGGATCTCGTCGATTCGGTTCAGGAGCTCCGGACGGAAATGTCCCCGGAGGGCCGCCATGAGGCGGTTCCGCATGGCCTCGCCCGACTCCCCGCCCGACTCGAGGATGAGATCGCTTCCGATATTGCTCGTCATCGCGATCAGCGTGTTCCTGAAATCGACGGTCCTTCCCTGCCCGTCCGTGAGCCGCCCGTCCTCCAGGATCTGAAGCAGGATCTGGGCGACATCGGGATGCGCCTTCTCGATTTCATCGAGGAGGACCACCGAATAGGGGCGCCGGCGCACCGCTTCCGTGAGCTGACCCCCTTCCTCGAAGCCGACGTACCCCGGCGGGGAGCCGATGAGGCGGGCGACGGAGTGCTTCTCCATGTATTCCGACATGTCGATCCGAACCATCGCGCGCTCGTCGTCGAAGAGAAATTCCGCCAGCGCGCGCACCAGCTCCGTTTTTCCCACACCGGTCGGGCCGAGGAAGAGAAACGAGCCGAGCGGGCGGTTGGGGTCCTGGAGCCCCGCCCGGGCGCGCCGGACCGCGTCCGACACGGCTCGAACCGCCTCGTCTTGGCCCACGACCCGCTGCGTGAGGCGCTCCTCCATGTGCAGCAGCTTCGCCAGCTCCCCCTCGAGGAGCCGTTGCACCGGAATGCCGCTCCACCGCGCGACCACCTCGGCGATGTCCTCCGCGTCCACCTCCTCTTTCAGGATCTTGAGGTCCTTCTGGAGGGTGGCGAGATCGGTGCTCAGCTTCTGAAGCTCCTTCTCGAGGCCGGCGATCGATCCGTAACGGATTTCCGCGACGCGTCCGAGATCCCCCGCGCGCTCCGCCCGCTGCTCCTCGATCTTCAGGCTCTCGATCCGCTCCTTCGTTTGCCGGATCTTCCCGATCAGGTCGCGCTCCTTCTCCCAGTGCGCGCGGAGCCGCCCCAGCTCCTTCTCGGACCGGGCGATCTCCTCCTCGATCTCGCGCCGGCGCTCCTTCGAGACCGGGTCGCGCTCCCGCTCGAGCGCTCGGAGCTCGATCTCGAGCTGGCGTTTCCTCCGCTCGAGGACGTCGATCTCGGCCGGCATGCTGTCGATCTCGATCCGGAGCCGCGAGGCCGCTTCGTCGATCAGATCGATCGCCTTGTCGGGAAGCTGGCGCTCGGTCAGATACCGGTGCGAGAGCGTCGCCGCGGCTATGAGCGCGGCGTCCTGGATTTTCACGCCGTGGTGGACTTCGTAGCGCTCCTTCAGGCCCCGGAGGATCGCGATCGTGTCCTCGACCGAGGGCTCGCCGACGAGGATCGGCTGGAAACGCCTCTCGAGCGCGGCGTCCTTCTCGATCCGCTTCCGATACTCGTCGATCGTGGTCGCGCCGATGCAGTGAAGCTCCCCGCGGGCGAGCGCGGGCTTCAGGAGGTTCGAGGCGTCCAGCGCGCCCTCCGCGGCCCCCGCGCCCACCAGCGTGTGCAGCTCGTCGATGAAGAGGATCACCTGGCCCTCGGCGCGCGTGACCTCCTTCAAGACCGCTTTGAGCCGCTCCTCGAACTGCCCGCGGTACTGCGCGCCGGCGAGGAGAGCCCCCAGATCGAGCGCGACCACGCGGCGGTCCTTGAGCCCCTCCGGCACGTCGCCGCTCACGATCCTCTGCGCGAGCCCCTCGACGATCGCGGTCTTTCCCACGCCGGGCTCGCCGATCAGCACGGGATTGTTCTTCGTGCGCCTCGAGAGCACCTGGATCACGCGCCGGATCTCCTCGTCGCGCCCGATCACCGGATCGAGCTTTCCCTTGCGCGCGAGATCGGTCAGATCGCGGGCGTACTTCGCGAGCGCCTGGTATTTCTCCTCGGGATTGGGATCGACGACCTGTTCTCCGCCGCGGACGCTCAGGAGCGCGTGGTAGATCGCCTCGCGCGTGGCTCCGGCTTCGCGGAGGATGCGCCCCGCCTCCTGGGACACGGCGGGATCGACCATCGCGAGGAGGAGATGCTCGGTGCTGACGTACTGGTCCTGGAGCCGCTCCGCTTCGGTCTCGGCGTTCTCGATGATTTGCCGGAGCGCCGCGGAGACGACGACCTGCCTTGCCCCCGACACCTTGGGGAGCTGCTTGAATCGTGCCTCGAGCGCCCGCTGAAGGCGGTCGAGCGGAATCTTGGCGGTCTCGAGGATCGGACGGACCGCGCCGTCTTTCTGTTCGAGCAGCTCGGCCAGGAGGTGCTCGGGCTCGATCTCGGGATGGCCCGCTCGGTCGGCGCGCTCTTGCGCCGCGGCGAGAGCTTCCTGGCTCTTGGTTGTTAGACGGTCGAAGCGCATGGCTCACCTTTCCGTTGGCTCCCCACCCGCGGCGTCGCGCGACCGCGCGGCGCCCTCCCGAGTATACAGCCACGGCAGCCTTGATCGGACCGCCCTCCCCGCATACAGTCGGAAACGCGATGCCCCAGGCTCCTTCCTACCAGCAGCCCGATCTTGTCACGGTCTGGGACAAGGTTTCGGAGCGCTACCGGAACATCGATCTCGCGGCGCCGGACCACCGGGCCAACATGGAACGGTTCCTCGAACGCGTCGGCCCGCCCGCGGGTCGCTCCTTCTGCGAAGTCGGCTCCGGCTCCGGTACGACGAGCGCGGCTCTCGCCCAGAGGGGCGCGCGGGTCACGCTGGTCGACATCTCGCCGAGATCGCTCGCGTTCGCGCGGGGGCATTTCCAAGGGCTGGGGCTTCGGGGGCACTACGCGATCCAAGACGGGCTTCACCTCGGATTTCGCGACGGCGCCTTCGACGTCGTCTGGAACGGGGGCGTGATCGAGCACTTCACCGACGAGGGGAAGGTGGCGCTGATCCGCGAGATGTATCGGATCACGCGGCCCGGCGGCCTTCTTCTCATCGTGGTTCCGAACGCGCGTGATCTGCCGTTTCGCCTCGGGAAATGGATCGCGGAACGGCGCGGGAAGTGGATCTTCGGCTACGAGGACGACCTCTCGGAGGCGCGCTTCAGGAGGCTGGCGGAGCGCGCCGGGCTCCCGCGGGTCGAATTCTCCGCGCACAACCCCATTGTCGGGTGGTGGTTTTTACCCTACGGGCGCTGGCTCACGGATCGGCTGGGGCTCAACACGACGCGGTGGCATGCCAAGCAGACGAGGTTTGGCCACGCGCTCTCCCTGGCGGCGAGGAAACCGTAGGCCGCCGCCCGCGCCCTCGGACGCAAGGCGTCCCTCAGCCCTTCTGCGCGAGGCGCTCGCGCGCCAGCCGGGCCTCGTCGCTCCTCGGATACCTCTGGATCACCATCCCGTAGTAGCGCTTCGCCTGATCCATATCCTTGAGTCGGGCGTAGGCGATCCCGGTCTTGAGCAGCGCCGCGGGGACCTTGTCCCCCCGGGGATATTTCTCGGCGATTTTCTTGAACGCCTCGATCGCGCCCTGGAAATCTCCGAGGGCGTACGCGCACTCCCCGATCCAGTACTGCGCGTTGTCGGAAACTTCCGTGTCGGGATAGCGGCGCAGGTATTCCGTGAAGGCCTCCTTCGCGAGGCCGTAGCGCCCCGAAGCGAGGTCCGAGTACGCGGCCTGGTACGCCTCCTCCGGGTCCATGCCCCCCGCCGTGGAATCGCGCGTGGAGCGCCCGCCGGTGGCGACGCGTACGCTGTCCGATGAGGAAATCCTCTGTTTCACGTTCTCGACCTTCTGCGCGAGCTGCGTGAAGCGCACTCCGGATTCCTCGAGCTTTCCCTGGAGCATGTCCATTCTCTGGTTCAGCTCGGAGAGGCGCGTGTCGGAGCTCGCCCGGGTCGCCTGAACCCCCTCGCGCGTGCTCTCCACCTTTTGTTCGAGCGCGGCGAGGCGGCGCTGCATCTGCGCCTGGGTCGTGAGAAGGCTGTCGAGCGAGCTGGAGGTCGAGCGATAGTAGCCCGAGGGCGCGCAGCCGGCCGCCGCGATCGCCGCAGCCACCGCGCCCGCGATTAGGTATCGAGGGCGCACCGTCATTTGGGAACGATATGAGCGCGGCGATTCTTGGCCCAGGCCGACTCCTCATGGCCGGGGTCGAAGGGGCGCTCCTTTCCGTACGAGATCGTCGTGAGCCGGTTGCCCGATACGCCGTAGCTCATGAGGTACTCCTTGGCGGCGCGGGCCCGTTTCTCCCCGAGCGCCAGGTTGTACTCGACCGAGCCGCGCTCGTCGCAATGCCCTTCGATCACGACGTTCGTCCTGGAGTTCTTCTCGAGGTACTTGCCGTCTCGCTCGAGCGCCGACTTGGCGTCCTGACGGAGCGAGTAGTCGTCGAAATCGAAAAAAGCATCCTCGATCGAGAGCCTTTCGCCCGTTTCGCCCGAAGGGGGAGGCGGTGGGGTCGTCTCGGAAGGAGGCGGAGGGGTCGTTTCGGTGGGCGGGGGCTCGATCTGCCCCTGCGAGCTGACTTTCTTCCTTGAGGCGCAGCCCGGTGCCAGGGCGAGCACGATCAGGAGCCCAAGCGACGTAGCGGAGGCGATCCGTGGCGTTAGGCGCATAAAGTGTCTCCCATCCGGTTCAGGTGGTTGGACGGCAACGACTTCCGGAACTTTTTCGAACCTAGCACAGCCCCCCGGGGAGCGTCAACCCGAACCGCCCCGGGCGGACGCCCCGGCCTCCCCGACACCCTAGCTCCGGGTCGCGATCCGGGCTTTCGGCCTCGGACCCCAGGAAGGATTGAAGCTTTCCCCCTCGTTCGTAAGCCGCAGGATGTCGCTCCCGTCGGCGTTCATCATGAATATCTGCCGTTTTCCCTCCCGGCTTGAGCTGAAAACGATCTTTCGGCCGTCGGGGGACCAGTGCGGGTTTTCGTTATGCCCGGCGTTCGAGGTGACCTGGATCGGATTCGCGCCGTTCGCGTCCATGACGATGACGTCGAAGATGCCGTCGTGGCGCGCGGCGTAGCAGATCTTGTCCCCCTTGGGGGACCATTGGGGCGAGTCGTTGTAGCTCCCCTCGATCGTGACGAGCCTTTGGTTCAATCCGTCCACGTCCATCACGAAGACTTGCGGCGAGCCGGTGCGGTTGGAGGTGAAGACGATCTCGCGTCCCGTGGGGCTGAAGGAGGGGGAGGTGTCGATCACGGCGTTTCGCGTGAGACGCTTCGCGGTCTGCGCATCGCGGCTGATGAGATAGATTTCCGCGTTGCCGTCCCGCGAGAGCGTGCAGGCGATCCACTTCCCGTCCGGGGAATAGCTCGGAGCGGTGTTGAGGCCGGGGCGCGTCGAGAACGGGTAGGACGCGCCCTTGGTCAAATCGAACAGGTAGAGATCCGGGTTGCCGCGGCGGAACGTGGTGAACGCGAGCTCGCTCCCCCACGGCGCCCACACGGGGGAGA from Candidatus Eisenbacteria bacterium harbors:
- a CDS encoding PTS sugar transporter subunit IIA encodes the protein MHLSELLNEDAISLSLKARDKESCIKELVQLLESAHRVDTKGEILSKVLQRESMMSTGIGNGVAIPHGKTRLLDQLVAACGVSRLGVDFDSMDGEPATLFILLVSPESLRGPHVKALANVSRLLKEETVRDSLRRSETPEEFLAMLRDAEAHFLRAEPYSPQPPG
- the ybgF gene encoding tol-pal system protein YbgF; the protein is MTVRPRYLIAGAVAAAIAAAGCAPSGYYRSTSSSLDSLLTTQAQMQRRLAALEQKVESTREGVQATRASSDTRLSELNQRMDMLQGKLEESGVRFTQLAQKVENVKQRISSSDSVRVATGGRSTRDSTAGGMDPEEAYQAAYSDLASGRYGLAKEAFTEYLRRYPDTEVSDNAQYWIGECAYALGDFQGAIEAFKKIAEKYPRGDKVPAALLKTGIAYARLKDMDQAKRYYGMVIQRYPRSDEARLARERLAQKG
- the tolB gene encoding Tol-Pal system beta propeller repeat protein TolB yields the protein MDSNSPSRPRGAPTRTAALRPRAVLVLGVAAFLLTGTLLSARLLRAQTQVRIGVQARGTMKSPLLLARFRGYGPVGQAPNQGRAVARNDFELSGVFTVADVEPMEGKPAADPSLAGTVRVEGGVDVGGGGGFLQFHGQAIDVGTGDVALDRTYPFTEGTLRQTMHVFADDVLEALTGERGIAETKIAYVKQDGRVKEIWVMDYDGENRRQVTHDNSLALSPVWAPWGSELAFTTFRRGNPDLYLFDLTKGASYPFSTRPGLNTAPSYSPDGKWIACTLSRDGNAEIYLISRDAQTAKRLTRNAVIDTSPSFSPTGREIVFTSNRTGSPQVFVMDVDGLNQRLVTIEGSYNDSPQWSPKGDKICYAARHDGIFDVIVMDANGANPIQVTSNAGHNENPHWSPDGRKIVFSSSREGKRQIFMMNADGSDILRLTNEGESFNPSWGPRPKARIATRS
- a CDS encoding methyltransferase domain-containing protein, which encodes MPQAPSYQQPDLVTVWDKVSERYRNIDLAAPDHRANMERFLERVGPPAGRSFCEVGSGSGTTSAALAQRGARVTLVDISPRSLAFARGHFQGLGLRGHYAIQDGLHLGFRDGAFDVVWNGGVIEHFTDEGKVALIREMYRITRPGGLLLIVVPNARDLPFRLGKWIAERRGKWIFGYEDDLSEARFRRLAERAGLPRVEFSAHNPIVGWWFLPYGRWLTDRLGLNTTRWHAKQTRFGHALSLAARKP
- the pal gene encoding peptidoglycan-associated lipoprotein Pal, which encodes MRLTPRIASATSLGLLIVLALAPGCASRKKVSSQGQIEPPPTETTPPPPSETTPPPPPSGETGERLSIEDAFFDFDDYSLRQDAKSALERDGKYLEKNSRTNVVIEGHCDERGSVEYNLALGEKRARAAKEYLMSYGVSGNRLTTISYGKERPFDPGHEESAWAKNRRAHIVPK
- the clpB gene encoding ATP-dependent chaperone ClpB, whose amino-acid sequence is MRFDRLTTKSQEALAAAQERADRAGHPEIEPEHLLAELLEQKDGAVRPILETAKIPLDRLQRALEARFKQLPKVSGARQVVVSAALRQIIENAETEAERLQDQYVSTEHLLLAMVDPAVSQEAGRILREAGATREAIYHALLSVRGGEQVVDPNPEEKYQALAKYARDLTDLARKGKLDPVIGRDEEIRRVIQVLSRRTKNNPVLIGEPGVGKTAIVEGLAQRIVSGDVPEGLKDRRVVALDLGALLAGAQYRGQFEERLKAVLKEVTRAEGQVILFIDELHTLVGAGAAEGALDASNLLKPALARGELHCIGATTIDEYRKRIEKDAALERRFQPILVGEPSVEDTIAILRGLKERYEVHHGVKIQDAALIAAATLSHRYLTERQLPDKAIDLIDEAASRLRIEIDSMPAEIDVLERRKRQLEIELRALERERDPVSKERRREIEEEIARSEKELGRLRAHWEKERDLIGKIRQTKERIESLKIEEQRAERAGDLGRVAEIRYGSIAGLEKELQKLSTDLATLQKDLKILKEEVDAEDIAEVVARWSGIPVQRLLEGELAKLLHMEERLTQRVVGQDEAVRAVSDAVRRARAGLQDPNRPLGSFLFLGPTGVGKTELVRALAEFLFDDERAMVRIDMSEYMEKHSVARLIGSPPGYVGFEEGGQLTEAVRRRPYSVVLLDEIEKAHPDVAQILLQILEDGRLTDGQGRTVDFRNTLIAMTSNIGSDLILESGGESGEAMRNRLMAALRGHFRPELLNRIDEILIFEPLSRESLRQIVKLELGKVERRLKEKEISLEADDEVLDFLAREGYDPVFGARPLRRLIERRIQNPLAAGLLKGEFHPGDAVHISVKGRGEELRFERLAKAFSA